Proteins from a genomic interval of Zingiber officinale cultivar Zhangliang chromosome 1B, Zo_v1.1, whole genome shotgun sequence:
- the LOC122023005 gene encoding uncharacterized protein LOC122023005, producing the protein MWIREHLYFNGFSKNYLNWIWHGEAAEKDRLNSSVNQEPTDNCHDDFETVNLCETAYDNHTENPEAFMKFLEEAEKPLYKGCKRYTKLSALVKLYNTKARHGMSDALFSDLLADFGDMLPDNHNLPSSIYEAKKTLSCLALSHEKIHACSNDCILYRKQYKDCVSCPKCGLSRWKLTKKNVEKKGVPAKVVWYFPPIPRFKRMFKSLETSRNLTWHADSTRVVGQLRHLVDSPSWKLVDHMWPDFGSEARNIRLALAADGINPHSNLSSRYSCWPIMLATYNLPPDMCMKRKFIMLTMLISGPKQPGNDIDVYLEVLVDDLQLLWEGVDGVYDAYRREVFTLKAVLLWTINDFPAYGNLSGCTTHGYYACPICGEDTYAKHLPNGKKMSFAGHRRFLPRFHPYRRQIKEFNGMEELGEADRPLSGIKLFDKLLDITCEFGKKTSGKTKDNVAARLDMVQMGIRPQLAPKIGEKRTYLPPAACSFTKNERLQVCRSLMDIKAPEGFSSNMKNLVCMDEMKLSSLKSHDSHVIMQHFLPIVIRNSLPKYVRYAFIRLCFFFKDICCKIIDVAKLDKLQSDLIVTLCLLEQYFPPSFFDIMLHLTVHLVREVQLCGPVYFRWMYPFERCMKVLKSYVGSRKYPEGCIVRRYAAEEAVEFCSEYLNDLDPVGVPKSLRDPNTSIPGFSASNSSIIVQQIDLQQAHLTVLENTEEISPYIIEHKSFLKTMFPKKQKDARWIQDAHNKRFIDWFRAKVAAEIDSCNGGMTSSLRWLAHGPRVRVLKCDSYVINGNLYQTKERDDEKVCQNSGVSLLANMMLVCSAKDKNPVLENVTFYGVIEEIWELDYHQFQVPLFKCAWVSNDKGIQYNDECGFTLVNLTKRGHQKDEFVLASQVRQVFYVADPLNKGWSIVLQVPNRCYEGEEDLWTIIPEARPIDNVDIHWKRTMRRKKQRKIAKYDEPRVVEDTELHQDADGLAAAELRGETEIEEPPITGQKKTRGPTSMCRLIAAAGWGKKSTIEYDDIGRPVYNENGKALQSFIGSVVRSMVPINIKSWPTVPENMK; encoded by the exons ATGTGGATTCGGGAGCATCTTTACTTCAATGGTTTcagtaaaaattatttgaattggattTGGCATGGTGAGGCTGCGGAGAAGGATAGATTAAATTCGAGTGTCAACCAAGAGCCAACTGATAATTGTCATGATGATTTTGAAACTGTTAATTTGTGTGAGACAGCGTATGATAACCATACAGAAAATCCAGAAGCATTTATGAAGTTTTTGGAGGAAGCAGAGAAGCCACTGTATAAGGGATGCAAACGTTACACAAAGTTGAGTGCACTTGTAAAACTATACAATACCAAAGCAAGGCATGGGAtgagtgatgctctattttcagATCTACTAGCAGATTTTGGGGACATGTTGCCAGATAACCACAATCTTCCATCGTCAATTTATGAAGCAAAGAAGACGTTGAGTTGTTTGGCTTTGAGTCATGAAAAGATTCATGCTTGTTCCAATGATTGCATCCTTTATAGGAAACAATATAAAGACTGCGTAAGCTGCCCAAAATGTGGCTTATCAAGATGGAAGCTAACCAAGAAAAATGTTGAGAAGAAAGGTGTTCCTGCCAAAGTGGTTTGGTATTTCCCTCCCATACCAAGATTTAagcgcatgtttaaatctttagaaACTTCCAGAAATTTAACATGGCATGCAGATAGCACAAGAGTTGTTGGTCAGTTACGCCATCTAGTTGATTCACCATCATGGAAATTGGTGGATCATATGTGGCCCGACTTTGGAAGTGAGGCAAGAAATATTCGCCTGGCACTTGCAGCCGATGGAATTAATCCTCACAGCAATCTTAGTAGTCGCTACAGTTGCTGGCCAATCATGCTGGCCACATATAATTTGCCTCCAGACATGTGCATGAAAAGGAAATTCATCATGCTAACGATGCTCATTTCAGGGCCGAAACAGCCTGGAAACGATATCGACGTCTACCTTGAGGTTTTGGTTGATGATTTGCAGCTCTTGtgggaaggagttgatggagtTTATGATGCTTATCGAAGGGAGGTTTTCACTCTTAAAGCAGTTCTTTTATGGACCATCAACGACTTTCCTGCATATGGTAACCTTAGTGGATGTACTACACATGGTTATTACGCATGCCCAATATGTGGTGAGGATACTTATGCAAAGCACTTACCAAATGGGAAGAAAATGTCATTTGCTGGGCATAGACGATTCCTACCACGATTTCATCCATATCGGAGGCAAATAAAGGAGTTTAATGGCATGGAGGAACTTGGTGAAGCAGATAGGCCATTATCTGGAATTAAGTTGTTTGACAAGCTTTTGGACATAACATGTGAGTTTGGAAAGAAAACAAGT GGAAAAACCAAGGATAATGTGGCAGCTAGGTTGGACATGGTTCAGATGGGAATTAGGCCTCAATTGGCTCCTAAAATTGGTGAGAAAAGAACATATCTACCTCCTGCAGCATGCTCATTCACAAAAAATGAGAGATTACAAGTATGTAGGTCATTAATGGATATAAAAGCTCCGGAAGGTTTCTCATCAAACATGAAGAATCTTGTCTGCATGGATGAGATGAAGCTGAGTAGCTTGAAATCACATGATTCTCATGTTATAATGCAGCACTTCCTGCCAATAGTCATACGTAATTCTCTGCCAAAATATGTTAGATATGCTTTCATAAGATTATGCTTCTTTTTCAAAGATATTTGTTGCAAGATTATCGATGTAGCCAAGTTAGATAAGCTGCAATCTGACTTGATTGTTACACTCTGCTTATTGGAGCAGTATTTCCCCCCTTCTTTCTTCGATATCATGCTCCACTTAACAGTTCATCTTGTTCGTGAAGTCCAATTATGTGGACCAGTCTACTTCAGatggatgtacccatttgaaagatgcaTGAAGGTGTTGAAAAGTTACGTAGGCAGTCGAAAATATCCAGAAGGTTgcattgttcggagatatgcagcAGAAGAAGCAgttgaattttgttcagaatatCTCAATGACCTTGATCCTGTTGGGGTCCCTAAATCACTACGTGACCCAAACACAAGCATTCCTGGATTCTCAGCAAGCAATTCATCAATCATCGTCCAACAAATTGATCTCCAACAAGCACACTTGACTGTTCTAGAAAATACAGAAGAAATATCTCCATACATTAT TGAACACAAATCCTTCTTGAAGACAATGTTTCCCAAGAAACAGAAAGATGCAAGGTGGATACAAGATGCTCATAATAAGAGGTTCATTGACTGGTTTCGTGCAAAG GTGGCTGCTGAAATCGATAGTTGCAATGGTGGAATGACATCGTCATTGAGATGGCTGGCCCATGGACCACGTGTGCGAGTCTTAAAGTGTGATAGCTATGTCATAAATGGCAATTTATACCAAACAAAAGAGCGGGATGATGAGAAAGTTTGTCAAAACAGTGGTGTTTCTCTACTTGCCAACATGATGCTTGTTTGTAGTGCCAAAGATAAGAATCCCGTGTTAGAGAATGTGACtttttatggagttattgaaGAGATATGGGAACTAGACTATCATCAATTTCAAGTTCCTCTTTTCAAGTGCGCATGGGTATCAAATGACAAAGGAATACAATACAATGATGAATGTGGCTTCACCTTAGTTAATCTGACTAAACGAGGCCACCagaaggatgaatttgtgcttgcAAGTCAAGTTAGACAAGTATTTTATGTTGCTGACCCACTGAACAAAGGGTGGTCAATAGTGCTTCAAGTTCCAAATAGATGTTACGAGGGAGAAGAGGATCTTTGGACCATAATTCCCGAAGCTCGACCAATTGATAATGTTGATATTCATT GGAAAAGAACAATGCGTCGTAAAAAACAGCGAAAAATAGCAAAATATGATGAGCCACGTGTAGTTGAGGACACCGAACTACACCAAGATGCTGATGGGTTAGCAGCTGCAGAGCTACGAGGAGAGACTGAAATAGAAGAACCTCCTATTACTGGGCAGAAGAAGACTCGAGGGCCTACATCAATGTGCAGACTTATTGCTGCTGCAGGATGGGGAAAAAAGTCGACGATTGAATATGATGACATAGGACGACCTGTGTACAATGAAAATGGGAAGGCACTACAATCTTTCATAGGCTCTGTTGTTAGATCCATGGTGCCTATTAACATAAAGTCATGGCCCACTGTTCCAGAGAACATGAAATAG